A stretch of the Actinomycetota bacterium genome encodes the following:
- a CDS encoding tyrosine-type recombinase/integrase produces the protein MKNYFLHLIENEKVSRSSLDLAHSAIRFLFVEVLNQKWFTKSIRRPRKERRLPGILSPEEVRKIFDAVKNIKHRCILLLTYSSGLRVSEVVRLKVSDIDSNRMLIRIRQGKGKKDRYSLLSEVALEELRNYYREYHPKKWLFPGAKEGSHLSERSVQHIFEQALNKAGIIKPATVHTLRHSFATHLLESGIDLRYIQELLGHSSPKTTQIYTRVSRKNLSRITSPLDAIFEK, from the coding sequence ATCAAGAACTACTTCTTGCATTTGATTGAAAATGAAAAAGTGTCCCGTTCTTCTCTCGATCTTGCGCACAGCGCAATCCGCTTTCTCTTCGTTGAAGTGCTAAATCAAAAATGGTTTACAAAATCAATCAGGCGACCCAGAAAAGAAAGAAGGCTTCCCGGAATTTTAAGTCCGGAAGAAGTAAGGAAAATATTTGATGCGGTCAAAAATATCAAACATCGATGCATTCTTCTCCTGACATATTCCTCCGGCCTAAGAGTAAGTGAGGTTGTTCGGCTCAAAGTGAGTGATATTGACAGTAACAGGATGCTTATAAGAATAAGGCAAGGCAAAGGCAAAAAGGATCGATATTCACTTCTCTCCGAAGTCGCCTTGGAAGAGCTTCGTAACTATTACAGGGAATATCATCCTAAAAAATGGCTATTTCCGGGTGCCAAGGAAGGGAGTCACCTATCGGAGCGTTCTGTGCAACATATTTTTGAACAGGCACTTAATAAGGCTGGGATTATCAAGCCAGCTACTGTTCACACCTTACGTCACTCTTTTGCAACACACCTTTTGGAGTCTGGTATTGACCTGCGCTATATCCAGGAATTACTGGGGCATTCCAGCCCTAAAACCACCCAAATTTACACCCGTGTATCACGGAAAAACCTATCAAGGATAACAAGTCCCCTTGATGCAATCTTTGAGAAATAG
- the hypF gene encoding carbamoyltransferase HypF, whose product MPKSRFHVVVKGVVQGVGFRPFIYQLAHSHKLTGWVLNSSKGVIIEVEGEKKDLEAFVEDIEAKAPPLARVESIDVESLPATGYSSFIIKHSVEEQEQFLLISPDICICDDCLEELFDPNDRRHRYPFINCTNCGPRFTIIEDIPYDRPKTTMKKFKMCPNCQAEYDDPTNRRFHAQPNACPECGPSLQLVMSRGSHGRPCGSSEAPVGAGVGSVIRCEDPITETIKLLREGKIVAIKGLGGFHLACDAENDKAVETLRVRKRRPGKSLAIMLHDVEQIRKHCFVSDDEEKILESPQRPIVLLLKKPETSISPLVAPNNNYLGVMLPYTPLHYILLKESGMALIMTSGNISEEPIAMENEEALRRLGHIADYFLMHNRDIYSRYDDSVVRVIDGELIMIRRARSFAPFPIRLPFKVKEILACGPELKNTFCLTHENYAFVSQHIGDMENLETFEHFETTLELYKRLFRIDPKIVVYDLHPEYLSTKYALSLKDVKLVGVQHHHAHIVSCMVENEVKDKVIGISFDGLGYGTDDTIWGGEILIADWEGFERVGHLRYVPIPGGAAAIEKPYRMAFGFLYSFFGEDYRDFKIDFLKFLDETEVNIMKRQIDKKINSPLTSSCGRLFDAVSSLTRIRDEIDYEGQAAVELEMVADPSIEESYPFEIQAKDAHTGARPGEGRGATIDHRMVIDTKPIIEGVVRNLENGVPVPVIAAKFHNTVMEFVLDICKRMREREGLNKVVLSGGVFQNVYLLTKLPRRLEGEGFEVFIQKKVPANDGGISLGQVVVANEICKDENLIQGIGEKDVTEG is encoded by the coding sequence ATGCCCAAGAGCAGATTTCACGTCGTAGTTAAGGGAGTAGTTCAGGGGGTGGGCTTTAGACCTTTCATCTATCAGCTTGCTCACTCACATAAGTTGACCGGATGGGTCCTCAATTCCTCCAAAGGAGTGATCATAGAGGTAGAAGGCGAAAAGAAGGATTTAGAAGCCTTCGTCGAGGATATTGAGGCCAAAGCTCCACCCCTGGCCAGGGTAGAAAGCATCGATGTGGAATCTCTTCCCGCCACGGGCTACTCCTCCTTCATCATCAAACACAGCGTAGAGGAGCAAGAGCAATTCCTATTGATATCTCCAGATATCTGCATTTGCGATGATTGCCTGGAGGAATTGTTCGATCCAAATGATAGACGACACCGATATCCCTTCATCAACTGCACAAATTGTGGTCCTCGCTTTACCATCATCGAAGACATTCCCTATGACAGACCAAAAACCACCATGAAGAAATTCAAGATGTGCCCCAATTGCCAGGCGGAATACGATGACCCCACAAACAGGCGTTTCCATGCTCAACCGAATGCTTGTCCCGAGTGCGGACCCTCCCTTCAACTAGTGATGAGTCGGGGGTCGCACGGACGGCCATGCGGCTCGTCTGAGGCGCCTGTCGGGGCGGGAGTCGGGAGTGTGATTCGATGTGAGGATCCCATCACGGAGACCATCAAACTGCTGAGAGAGGGAAAGATCGTAGCCATAAAAGGGCTGGGCGGATTTCATCTGGCTTGTGATGCGGAGAACGATAAAGCCGTGGAAACCTTGAGAGTTAGAAAGAGAAGACCCGGCAAGTCACTTGCCATCATGCTCCACGATGTGGAACAAATCAGAAAACACTGTTTCGTCTCAGATGATGAGGAGAAGATACTCGAAAGTCCCCAGAGACCGATCGTGCTTCTCCTCAAGAAACCCGAGACCTCCATCTCCCCCTTGGTGGCTCCCAATAATAACTACCTTGGGGTAATGCTTCCTTACACGCCGCTTCACTACATCCTGCTCAAGGAATCAGGTATGGCACTCATCATGACCAGCGGGAACATAAGTGAAGAGCCCATTGCCATGGAGAATGAAGAGGCTCTGAGGAGGCTGGGGCATATCGCCGATTATTTCCTAATGCATAACCGAGACATTTATTCGAGATACGATGACTCGGTGGTGCGGGTGATCGATGGTGAGTTGATCATGATCCGGAGGGCGAGGAGTTTTGCCCCCTTCCCAATTCGCCTACCCTTTAAAGTTAAGGAAATTTTAGCCTGCGGACCAGAGCTTAAGAACACCTTCTGCCTGACACATGAAAATTACGCTTTCGTCAGTCAGCACATCGGGGATATGGAAAACCTGGAGACCTTCGAACATTTTGAAACCACCCTTGAACTTTACAAGAGACTTTTCAGGATCGATCCCAAGATAGTCGTCTATGACCTTCACCCCGAGTATCTCTCAACGAAATATGCTTTATCCCTAAAGGACGTAAAATTGGTGGGGGTTCAACACCACCATGCCCACATAGTCAGCTGCATGGTAGAAAATGAAGTGAAAGACAAGGTCATTGGGATATCCTTTGATGGTTTGGGATACGGGACGGACGACACAATCTGGGGAGGAGAAATCCTCATCGCCGATTGGGAGGGGTTTGAGCGAGTCGGTCACCTAAGATACGTTCCCATACCCGGTGGAGCGGCTGCCATCGAAAAACCATACAGAATGGCTTTCGGCTTTTTGTATTCATTCTTCGGTGAAGATTACAGGGATTTTAAGATTGATTTCTTAAAATTCTTGGATGAGACCGAGGTAAACATAATGAAGAGGCAAATCGATAAAAAGATTAATTCTCCCCTTACCTCCAGTTGTGGCAGATTATTCGATGCAGTTTCCTCTCTGACGAGGATCAGGGATGAAATCGATTATGAAGGGCAAGCCGCCGTGGAACTGGAGATGGTAGCAGACCCCAGCATTGAAGAAAGCTACCCCTTTGAAATACAGGCGAAGGACGCCCATACGGGCGCCCGTCCGGGCGAGGGGCGAGGAGCGACTATCGACCATCGAATGGTTATTGACACAAAGCCGATCATTGAGGGTGTGGTCAGGAACCTGGAAAATGGAGTTCCCGTGCCCGTGATAGCGGCGAAGTTCCACAACACCGTGATGGAATTCGTCTTGGATATTTGTAAGCGGATGAGGGAGCGAGAGGGTCTGAATAAAGTGGTTTTGAGTGGTGGCGTTTTTCAGAATGTTTATCTCCTAACCAAGCTACCCAGAAGACTTGAAGGGGAAGGATTTGAGGTCTTTATACAGAAAAAAGTTCCAGCTAATGATGGAGGGATATCATTGGGACAAGTGGTGGTGGCAAATGAAATCTGCAAGGATGAAAATTTAATCCAAGGAATAGGGGAGAAAGATGTCACGGAAGGATAA